A window of Devosia chinhatensis genomic DNA:
CCAGGACGTCACCCGGAGCAACCTTCTCGCCCGGCTCCACGGCAATAACCGCGTCGACCGAGAGCAGGTAACGGGCATCGCCACCACGTTCGACCTTGGCGATCGAGCCGCCACGAGAAATTGCGAGGGCAGGCTTGAGGCCTTCACCGCGCTGATTGCCGCGCCAGTCGATGACCACGCGCTTGGTGAAGCCGGTGGCCTCGTCGGTGTTTTCCGCAACGGAAGCACCATCGACCAGGTCCTCGAACACAACCTCGCCTTCGACTTCTGCCAGGATCGGACGGGTATAGGGGTCCCATTCGGCAAGACGCTGGCCACGGCGGACAGTGTCGCCTTCCTTGACGAGCAGCTTGGAGCCGTAGGTCACCTTGTGAGTAGCGCGCTCCTTGCCTTCCCCATCGACGATGACGAGCGACACGTTACGAGCCATGACGACCTGCTTGCCGCCTTCGACAGTGGCGAGGTTGGCATTGCGGATCTCGACTTTGCCCTCGGCGCCCGACTCCAGGAACGAGCTGTCGACCACCTGCGCCGTACCACCGATGTGGAAGGTACGCATGGTCAGCTGGGTGCCGGGTTCACCGATGGACTGAGCGGCGATCACGCCGACAGCTTCACCGATATTGACCGGGGTACCGCGTGCCAGGTCACGACCATAACAGGCCGCGCAGCAACCCTGACGCAGATCACAGGTCAGCGGCGAGCGGATGCGGATCGACTGAATGCGAGCCTCTTCGATCACGTCGACATGCTTTTCCTCGAGCAGAGTGCCCTTGGGCGCAATCAAGTCGCCGGTCAACGGATGGAACACGTCATCCGCAGTGGTGCGACCCAGAACACGCTGGCCAATCGAAGCCACCACCTGGCCGGCATCGACGATCGGCTCCATGGTCAGGCCGCGTTCGGTGCCGCAATCCTCGGTGATGATGATCGCGTCCTGCGCAACGTCCACCAGACGGCGGGTCAGGTAACCCGAGTTGGCGGTCTTCAGGGCGGTATCGGCCAGACCCTTGCGGGCACCGTGGGTGGAGTTGAAGTACTCCAGCACGTTCAGGCCTTCCTTGAAGTTTGCGGTGATCGGCGTCTCGATGATCGAGCCATCCGGCTTGGCCATCAGGCCGCGCATGCCGGCGAGTTGCTTCATCTGTGCCGGCGAACCACGAGCACCGGAATGGCTCATCATGTAAACCGAGTTGATCGGCTTCTGGCGACCGGTTTCCTGATCGATCTGAACCTTGCGGATCGCGTCCATCATTTCTTCGGCAACCTTGTCGCCGCACTTGGCCCAGGCGTCGACGACCTTGTTGTACTTTTCGCCCTGGGTGATCAGGCCGTCATTGTACTGCTGCTCGAATTCCTCGACCAGCTTACGGGTCTCGTCCACGATCGTGTACTTGGACGCCGGGATAACCATGTCGTCCTTGCCGAACGAAATGCCTGCGTCACAAGCGTTCTTGAAGCCGAGCTGCATGACGCGGTCACAGAAGATGACCGTCTCCTTCTGGCCGCAACCGCGATACACGGTGTCGATCATCTTGGAGATCATCTTCTTAGTCATCAGCTGGTTCGCCGTGGCGAACGGCACTGCCGGGTTCTGGGGCAGGATCTGGCCGATGAGCATACGGCCCGGGGTCGTTTCCACGATCTCGGTGGTCTTGTTGCCATTCTCGTCCCAAGCCGGCACGCGCGCCTTGATCTTGGTGTGGAGGGTGACGACCTTGTTGTCGATGGCATGCTCGAGTTCGGCATAGGAACCGAAGGCCATGCCTTCGCCCGGCTCGCCGTCATTCATCAGCGATAGATAGTAGAGACCCAGCACGATGTCCTGGGAGGGCACGATGATCGGCTGGCCGTTTGCCGGGTGCAGGATGTTGTTGGTCGACATCATCAGCACGCGCGCTTCCAGCTGCGCTTCGAGCGACAGCGGGACGTGCACGGCCATCTGGTCGCCGTCGAAGTCGGCATTGAAGGCCGAGCAGACGAGCGGATGCAGACGGATGGCCTTGCCTTCGATCAGGATCGGCTCGAAGGCCTGGATGCCAAGACGGTGAAGCGTCGGCGCGCGGTTCAGCAGAACCGGATGCTCGCGGATGACTTCGTCCAGGATATCCCAGACTTCGGGCTTTTCCTTCTCGACCAGCTTCTTGGCTTGCTTCACCGTCGAGCTGAAACCTTTGGCTTCGAGGCGCGAGTAGATGAAGGGCTTGAACAGCTCGAGCGCCATCTTCTTGGGAAGACCGCACTGGTGCAGCTTGAGGTTGGGCCCCACGGTGATGACCGAACGGCCCGAATAGTCCACGCGCTTGCCAAGCAGGTTCTGGCGGAAGCGACCCTGTTTGCCCTTGAGCATGTCGGAGAGCGACTTGAGCGGACGCTTGTTCGCACCGGTGATGGTGCGACCACGGCGGCCGTTGTCGAACAGAGCATCCACAGCTTCCTGCAGCATGCGCTTTTCGTTGCGGATGATGATGTCCGGCGCACGCAGCTCGATCAGGCGCTTGAGGCGATTGTTGCGGTTGATGACGCGACGGTAGAGATCGTTGAGATCAGACGTCGCGAACCGGCCGCCATCGAGCGGAACAAGCGGGCGCAGCTCGGGCGGAATGACCGGGATGACGGTCATGATCATCCATTCGGGCTTGTTGCCCGACACGATGAACTGCTCGACGATCTTGAGGCGCTTGGCCAGCTTCTTGGGCTTCAGCTCAGTGGTCGACTCGGCGATTTCCACGCGCAGGTCAGCCGCGATCTTTTCGAGGTCGAGGTTGAGGAGGATATCGCGGATCGCTTCGGCGCCGATCTTGGCGGTGAAGGTGTCGGCGCCATACTCGTCCTGCGCATCGAGGAATTGCTCTTCGGTGAGCAGTTCGTTCTGCGTGAACGGGGTCAGGCCCGGATCGAGAACGACATAGTTCTCGAAATAGAGGATGCGCTCGATATCCTTCAGAGTCATGTCGAGCAGCAGCGCGATGCGGCTCGGCAGGGACTTGAGGAACCAGATGTGGGCAACCGGAGCGGCCAGTTCGATATGGCCCATGCGCTCGCGGCGGACGCGGCTGAGGGTGACTTCCACACCGCACTTTTCGCAGATGACGCCCTTGAACTTCATGCGCTTGTACTTGCCGCACAGGCACTCGTAGTCCTTCACGGGGCCAAAGATGCGCGCGCAGAACAGGCCGTCACGCTCGGGCTTGAACGTGCGGTAATTGATGGTCTCGGGCTTCTTGATCTCGCCGTAGGACCAGGAAAGGATCTTTTCCGGCGACGCGATCGAGATCTTCATCTGATCGAAGGTCTGCACCGGGATGGCCGGGTTGAACGGGTCCATGACGTGGGAATGATGGTTCATCTATTCTCTCCTCTATCCGCCCGGATCGCAGACTTGGCTGCTGATCCGACCGGAAGGTGAATGGGGTTGGAAGTGCCGGATTATTCCGCCGCTTCCTGAGGAGGCGCGAGTTCGCCTTCAGCTTCGTTGGCCGGGCCATCCAGCTCGCGGTTCTCAAGTTCGACATTGAGACCGAGCGACCGGATTTCCTTGACCAGCACGTTGAAGCTTTCCGGGATACCCGCTTCGAAGGTGTCGTCGCCGCGCACGATGGCCTCGTAGACCTTCGTACGACCTGCCACGTCGTCCGACTTGATGGTGAGCATTTCCTGCAGCGTATAGGCGGCGCCATACGCTTCGAGAGCCCACACTTCCATTTCGCCGAAGCGCTGACCACCGAACTGGGCCTTGCCGCCCAGCGGCTGCTGGGTAACCAGCGAGTACGGCCCGATGGAACGCGCGTGGATCTTGTTGTCCACCAGGTGGTCCAGCTTGAGCATGTAGATGTAGCCAACCGTCACCTGACGGTCGAACTGCTCGCCGGTTCGGCCATCAAAGACGGTCGACTGACCCGAGGACTTCAGTCCTGCCCGCTCCAGCATCTCGACGATATCGGCTTCCTTGGCGCCGTCGAACACCGGGGTCGCGATCGGAACACCCTTGGACAGGTGCTCGCCCAGACGGATCAGACCGTCGTCGTCGAGATCGGTGATCGTCTCGTCATTGGCAAAGAGCTCGCCGATTTCGAGACGCAGCGGCTTGAGGTCGCCCTTGGCATGATAGGCGCGAACCATCTCGTCGATCTTCCTGCCCATGCCGGCACAAGCCCAGCCCAGGTGCGTCTCGAGGATCTGGCCCACGTTCATGCGCGAGGGCACGCCGAGCGGGTTCAGCACGATGTCCACCGAGGTGCCGTCTTCGAGATACGGCATGTCTTCGACGGGCACGATGCGGGAAACCACACCCTTGTTACCGTGGCGGCCGGCCATCTTGTCGCCCGGCTGGATCTTGCGCTTGGTCGCGATGAAGACCTTGACCATCTTCATCACGCCTGGCGGAAGTTCGTCGCCGCGCTGCAACTTGTCGACCTTGTCGATGAAGCGCTGTTCAAGCAGACGGCGGCTCTCTTCATACTGGGCATGAAGAGCTTCCATCTCGGTCATGACTTTGTCGTCTTCGACCGCGAACTGCCACCACTTCGCGCGCGGCTGCGCTTCGAAGATGGAATCGTTGAGCTTGGTGCCGGTGACATAGCCCTTCGGACCCGCCGTCGCGGCCTTGCCGAACAGCATCTCCTTGAGGCGGGCATAGACGTTACGGTCAAGGATCGACTGTTCGTCGTCACGGTCCTTGGCCAGTCGCTCGATTTCCTCGCGCTCAATGGCCATGGCACGCTCGTCCTTGTCGATGCCGTGGCGGTTGAACACGCGCACTTCAACGACAGTACCGGCATCGCCGGGCGGCACGCGGAGCGAGGTATCGCGAACGTCCGAGGCCTTTTCACCGAAGATGGCGCGCAGGAGCTTTTCTTCCGGCGTCATCGGGCTTTCGCCCTTGGGCGTGATCTTGCCCACCAGGATGTCACCCGGCTGCACTTCGGCACCGATGTGAACGATACCGGCTTCGTCGAGGCTCTTGAGCGCTTCTTCCGACACGTTCGGAATGTCGCGCGTGATTTCCTCGGGGCCAAGCTTTGTATCGCGGGCCATCACTTCATATTCCTCGATGTGGATCGAGGTGAAGACGTCCTGCATGGCGATCTTTTCGCTGAGCAGGATGGAATCTTCGAAGTTGTAGCCGTTCCAGGGCATGAACGCGACGAGCACGTTGCGACCCAGGGCCAGGTCGCCCAGTTCCGTCGATGGGCCGTCAGCAATGATGTCACCGGCATTGATGTGGTCGCCCACGACAACCAGCGGACGCTGGTTGATACAGGTCGACTGGTTCGAACGCTGGAACTTCATCAGGTTGTAGATGTCCACGCCCGACTTCGACGCATCGGTTTCTTCCGTGGCGCGGATGACGACGCGGGTGGCGTCGACCTGATCGACGATACCGGTGCGCTTGGCCACGATGGCGGCGCCGGAGTCACGGGCCACGACAGGCTCCATGCCGGTGCCCACGAACGGGGCTTCGGCACGCAGCAGCGGCACGGCCTGACGCTGCATGTTCGAGCCCATGAGAGCGCGGTTGGCGTCGTCGTTTTCCAGGAACGGGATCAGCGAGGCGGCGACAGACACCATCTGCTTGGGGGAAACGTCCATGAGGTCGACGTTTTCCTTAGGCGTTAGGCCGTTGTCGCCGGCATGGCGTGCAACCACCAGATCGTGCTCGAGCTCGCCATCCTTGGTGAAGGTGACGTTGGCCTGGGCGACGTAGTGCTTGGCCTCTTCCATGGCCGAGAGGTAAACGACCTCGTCGGTCAGCTTGCCATCGACGATCTTGCGGTACGGGGTCTCGATGAAACCGTACTTGTTGACGCGGGCAAAGGTCGACAGCGAGTTGATCAGACCGATATTCGGGCCTTCCGGCGTCTCGATCGGGCAGATACGACCATAATGGGTCGGATGCACGTCACGGACTTCGAAGCCTGCGCGCTCGCGAGTGAGACCACCAGGTCCAAGAGCCGACAGGCGGCGCTTGTGGGTGATTTCCGAGAGCGGATTGGTCTGGTCCATGAACTGCGACAGCTGCGAAGAACCGAAGAACTCACGCACCGCGGCGGCAGCCGGCTTGGCGTTGATCAGGTCCTGCGGCATCACCGTGTCGATTTCGACCGAGCTCATGCGCTCCTTGATGGCGCGTTCCATGCGGAGCAGGCCAAGGCGATAGGAGTTTTCCATGAGTTCGCCGACCGAACGAACACGGCGATTGCCGAGATTGTCGATGTCGTCGATTTCGCCACGACCATCGCGCAGGTCGACCAGAGTGCGGACAACCTCAACGATATCTTCCTTGCGCAGCGTGCGCATGGTGTCGGGAGCATCGAGCTCGAGGCGCATGTTCATCTTCACGCGACCGACGGCGGACAGGTCATAGCGTTCGCTGTCGAAGAACAGCGACTGGAACATGGCTTCGGCAGTTTCAACGGTCGGGGGCTCACCCGGACGCATCACGCGGTAAATGTCGAACAGCGCGTCTTCACGGCTTTCGTTCTTGTCCACGGCGAGCGTGTTGCGCAGATAGGCCCCGATGGTGATGTGGTCGATGTCAAGGATCGGCAGCTCGTCGAAACCGAGGTCGACCAGCTTGGTCAGCACCTTCTCGTCGATTTCGTCGCCGGCCTCGGCATAGATTTCGCCGGTCTTGAGGTTGACCAGGTCTTCGGCGATGTACATGCCGTAGAGGTCTTCATCGACCGCCAGCAGGTGCTCGAGGCCGTTCTCGGCCAGCTTCTTGGCCTGCCGGGCGGAAAGCTTCTTGCCGCCCTCATGCACCACGTCGCCGGTCTTGGCGTCGATCAGGTCATGGCTGGGCTTTGCGCCCTTCCATTTCTCAGCATCGTAAGGCACGCGCCAGCCCTTGTCGGACTTCTCGTACTGCAGGGTGTTGTAATAGGTCGCCAGGATTTCCTCGGCATCCATGCCGAGCGCCTTGAGCAGCGACGTCACCGGAATCTTGCGGCGGCGGTCGATACGCGCATAGACGATGTCCTTGGCGTCGAATTCGATATCGAGCCAGGAACCGCGATAGGGAATGATGCGCCCGGCGAACAGCAGCTTGCCCGAGGAATGGGTCTTGCCCTTGTCGTGATCGAAGAACACGCCGGGCGAGCGATGCATTTGCGAGACGATGACGCGCTCGGTGCCGTTCACGATAAACGTGCCGTTCGACGTCATGAAGGGCATGTCGCCCATGTAGACGTCCTGCTCCTTGATGTCCTTGACGGACTTGGCGCCGGTTTCCTCGTCCACTTCGAACACGATCAGCCGCAGCGTCACCTTGAGCGGGGCAGCGAAGGTAATATCGCGCGCACGGCACTCGTCGATGTCATACTTGGGCTGTTCAAATTCGTAGCGCACGAATTCCAGGCTGGCCGTGTTCGAGAAGTCGGTGATCGGGAACACCGAGCGGAACACGGACTGAAGCCCCTCGTCCGGACGACCGCCCTTGGGCTCGTCGACCAGCAGGAACTGATCGTAGGAAGCCTTCTGGACTTCGATCAGGTTGGGCATCTCCGTGACTTCGCGGATGGACCCGAAGGACTTGCGAACCTTGCGGCGGCCGTTGAACGTGGTAGCCATGAAAGCTCCTGTTTCAGTATTTTGCGCTGCACCGAAAAAAGTCTGAGAACCTTTTTCGGCACTGCGTTGTTATGGCATTGTCTCGGAGGCAGATATCCAAAGACCCGACTATCAGCCGTCGGCGCTCGGGATATATGCCTGGTCGTCAATTCAGTCCGGCCTGAAGAAAGCTTGGACGGACCCCGCCCCGGCCGGGAGCGAGATCACAGACGCGTGAACAGCGACTAAAGCCCCGCACGCGGCACAGGCCGCAGCGAGGTCATCAGAGGCTTGTTTATGCCCGCGACATCCGAAATCGTCATATATTTCCGCAAATTGGCGCCTGGACCCATCCAATCGGCCCTGGCGAATCGTTCCGTCAGAAACGGAAAAGCGAAATGGCACATAAAGCGCCATTTCGCATATTTCAAGGCAAAAACTGAAATTACTTCAGTTCGACCTTTGCGCCGGCATCTTCCAGCTTCTTCTTGATGTCTTCGGCTTCAGCCTTGGACACGCCTTCCTTGACGGCCTTCGGAGCGCCTTCGACCAGCGCCTTGGCTTCGCCCAGGCCCAGGCCGGTGATGCCACGGACTTCCTTGATGACGTTGATCTTGTTGTCGCCGAAGGAGGCGAGGATCACGTCGAATTCGGTCTTTTCTTCAGCGGCCGGAGCAGCGGCACCACCACCAGCGGCAGCAGCGACAGCAACCGGAGCAGCGGCGGAAACGCCCCACTTTTCTTCCAGCAGCTTGGACAGTTCGGAAGCTTCCAGAACGGTCAGGGCGGACAGGTCGTCAACGAGCTTGGCGAGATCAGCAGCCATTTTATACTCTTTTCAGTTTGGGTTTGGGTTCGAATGTTGAGGTAGTTTGGAACGGCCTTACGCCGCTTCGCTCTTTTCTGCGTGAGCTTTGAGAACGCGAGCAATGCCCGCACCCGGCTGCACGAGAATGGAAGCGATGTTCGTTGCCGGCTGCTTGACCAGGCCTGCGAGCTTTGCGCGCAGCTGATCGAGCGACGGCAGCGTAGCCAGCGCCTTGACGCCATCGGCGTCGAGAGCGGTCTGACCCATGGCACCACCGAGAATGACGAACTTTTGGTTCTTCTCGGCGAAGGCCGCTGCGATCTTGGGTGCAGCGACGGGGTCTTCCGCATAGGCGATGACGGTCGGGCCGGTGAACAGGCCCGAAATGTCCGCGACATCGGTTTCCTTAAGAGCAAGCTTGGCAAGGCGGTTCTTTGCGACCTTGACCTTGCCGCCAGCCTTCTTGACCTGCACACGCAGATCTGTGAACGCAGCGACGGTCAGGCCGGTATTGTGCGCGACCACGATCGATCCAGCGCCCGCGAGGGCTTCCTGGAGCGAGGCGATAACGGCACTCTTTTCCGCTCTTTCCACACTAGTCTCCACTAGTCTGGCTCTTTGGGCGAACCCTTGGAGCCATTGCCAATTGCTGCCCCCCACCCCTTTGGGGCCGGGGAACAACGGTTAGTGCCTGCCAACCGAGCGCCCCGAGGGGCAACTGGCTTAGGTTCGAACCGCAACCCATCAGCCTAAGGCTCAGGAATTGGGTTTTCACCCCGTCTATTGCAGGCCCCGAAATCGGGATTAACGGCTTGCGCCGGCCGGCAGTCTGGGACAGGACTTTACGCAGCTCCGAAGGGAGCGGCGAAACCGGGCGGCGAACCGCCCGGAATTTCCTTAGATGGCCGTACCCGGCTCGACATGGACACCGGGGCCCATGGTGGACGACACGGCGACCTTCTTGACATAGGTGCCCTTGGCGCCAGCCGGCTTGGACTTCACGACGGCGTCGGTAAAGGCCTTGATGTTCTGCAGGAGTGCTTCCTCGGAGAACGACACCTTGCCGATACCGGCATGGATGATACCAGCCTTCTCGACGCGGTATTCAACGGCGCCGCCCTTGGCTGCCCCGACGGCACCCTTGACGTCCATGGTCACGGTACCGACCTTGGGGTTCGGCATCAGGTTGCGCGGGCCCAGGATCTTACCGAGACGACCGACCAGCGGCATCATGTCCGGAGTGGCAATGCAGCGATCGAAATCGAGCTTGCCGGACTGGATGGTCTCCATCAGGTCTTCGGCACCGACAATGTCAGCACCAGCGGCCTTGGCTTCATCGGCCTTGGCGCCACGAGCGAACACGGCGACGCGAACGGTCTTGCCGGTGCCGTTGGGCAGCGAGACGACGCCGCGGACCATCTGGTCTGCGTGGCGCGGGTCGACGCCCAGGTTCATGGCGATCTCGACGGATTCGTCGAACTTGGCCGAGGCCTTCGACTTCACCATCTTGATGGCGTCCTCGAGGCTGTAGAGCTTGTTGCGGTCGATGCCTTCACGAGCGGCGGCGACCTTCTTTGCGATCTTTACCATGGTACTTAGCCCTCGACCTGGATGCCCATGGAACGCGCGGAACCGGCGATCATGGTCATTGCGGTTTCAACGTCGTCGGCGTTGAGGTCCTTCATCTTCTTCTCGGCGATGTCGCGCAGCTGTGCCTGCGAGATCGTGCCGGCGCTGTCCTTGCCCGGCAGCTTGGAGCCGGACTTGAGGTTGAGCGCCTTCTTGATGAAGTAGGTCACCGGCGGCTGCTTCATCTCGAAGGTGAAGCTCTTGTCGGCATAGGCCGTAATCACGGTCGGAATGGGCGAACCCTTTTCCAGTTCCTGCGTGGCCGCATTGAAGGCCTTGCAGAATTCCATGATGTTGAGGCCGCGCTGACCGAGAGCAGGACCGATCGGGGGCGACGGGGTGGCAGAGCCAGCCGGCACCTGGAGCTTGATATAGCCCGTAATCTTCTTAGCCATGTTCTATCCTTCCAAAATGCCACGAGTGGCAGTTGAAGCCGTGGTACAGTTTCCTGACGCTGGCTAAGCGCCATCCCCTTCCACGGGTTTTGCCGGATCGCTCCGGCAGTTTCCGGCTGTCGCCGAAATCTCATTTGACGCGGTCGCGGCCGCGCCGGATCAGACCTTTTCGACCTGACCGTATTCGAGCTCCACGGGCGTCGGGCGGCCAAAGATCGACACCTCGACCTTGAGGCGCGAGCGCTCTTCGTCAACTTCCTCGACCACGCCGTTGAAGCTGGCGAACGGACCGTCCGACACCCGCACGTTCTCGCCCACTTCGAAGCTGACGGAGGGCTTGGGATGATCCACGCCTTCCTGCACCTGCTGCAGGATCGACATGGCCTCGTTCTCCGAGATCGGCATGGGCTTGTTGTCTGCACCCAGGAAACCGGTCACCTTCGGGGTATTCTTGATCAGATGGAACGCCTCGTCGGTCATGTCCATCTTCACCAGCACATAGCCGGGAAAGAACTTGCGTTCCGCATCCACCTTTCGGCCACGACGAATCTCCACGACCTTCTCGGTCGGCACGATCACGTCTTCAAACAGGTGCTCGAGCTTCTTCTGCGCAACCTTCTGGCGAATGTCTTCCGCCACCTTGCGCTCGAAGTTCGAATACGCCTGAACGATGTACCAGCGCTTGGCCATAAGAGGGTGCCGCTCCCAGTAAACCTTAAAAACCAGACCCGCTTAGCGGATCGACAACATCAGAGACACGAGCCAGGAGATCACCTGGTCGGCCAGCAGGAAAAACAGGCTGGCCATGATCACCAGCACGACGACCATGATCGAGGAGATCAGGACTTCGTTGCGGCTGGGCCAGGTAACCTTGCTGACTTCCGAGCGAACCTGCTGGAGAAACTGGATCGGGTTCGTGCGGGCCATGGGCAAATCAACTCGTTTCTTGGTGCAAAACCAAAGGCCGCGCAGGTTTCCCGCACGGCTAGAGCGGGCTATCTAGAGACTTTGGCTGCATATTGCAACAGGGCACCACAAGAGAATCGCTGCCGCAGGCACCCCGCGAAAACACCCGCTTGTAAAGCATAAGTGCAAAACAGCGCGGAATCCGCTTGCACCGGGGCTTTCTTTGGCATTGGATTGAAATGTGCCCAAAAGTTGGCAGAGCTCATGGAGGGAGCGATGTCTTTCGAAGTGGTTGGCTGTCAGCTCCTGCATTTCGGTCCGCACAAGGCGATTCCCCAAAGGATCACCGGCGCCGTGCGCGTGCGCATCAGGGAAACCTTCATGGGCAATATCACCCAGTATTCGCTCGACCTTCCGGTGAAGGCCGATTGCGGCCATGTGCCCCATGATCAGGTTCGCACCGCGCTGCTCACCCATGCCGCACATCAGCTGAACAAGCTCAAGGCCCGTCACACGCAAAAACTGGCAACCGATCACTTACCTGTTGCTGCGGAGTAGACGCTCAGGCTTCGGGCTCGGCGCGTTGACGCGCAAAGAAAATCTCCACGCTGACCCCCTGCCCCGGCGCCGATTGCACGTCGAGCGATGCGCCGGCATTTTCGCGCAGCGAGTGCACGATGAGTGCGCTGAGCTTGCCCGGCTTGGGCCAGCTCGCATCCCCTGAAAAGCCCACCCCATCATCGGCCACGATCACCTTGCATCCGCGCTCGTCCACCAGCGCATGCAGCTTTATCGTTCCGCCCTCTCCGTCAGGAAAAGCGTGCTTGAGCGCGTTGGTCAGAAGTTCATTGACCACCAGGCCTGTGGGCATGGCCACGTTGATCGAGCAGGGCCAGGTATCCACCTGGAGGTTGAGCCGAATGCCCTCCTTGGCCTGCGCTGCCATTACCGCGGAAGCGACTTGTCCCAGATACGCACCGAGATCGATGCCCTCCTCGGTATTCTGATCGTAGAGAGCCGAATAGAGCAGCGCGAGCGAGTTGATGCGCCCAGCCAGCCGCTGGAAGGCATCACCGCTTTCATCCGGCAATTGCCGAGCTTCCATCCGGATCAGCGCGGTGATCATCTGCAGGTTGTTCTTCACCCGGTGCTGCAATTCGCGCAGCAGCGTATCCTTTTCGGTGATCTGGCTGAGCAAGGCATCATTGCGGCTCGGCATCGGCACAACGGCGAGCATACGAAACTGGGCTATGCCTGCATCGTCCTCGATCAGGCTGCTCCACGCCTCGATGTGGACGTCACTGGGACCATGAAAGCCGCCAAGATGGTCTTCCACGTTATCGATCTGCTCAACAAGCGGCTGACCGCTTTCCGCCGATGCCAGGCATTCCGGCAGCGCCTTCCAATCCTTGCCGACCAGCGAACCGTCGATCTTCATATATTCGGCAAAAGCCGGGTTGAAGTAGACGATCCGCTCTTGCGGGCTCATTTCCGACACCGCAACGCCAAATGGCATATGGTCGAGAAACTGCCGGAAGCGCTCGTTTTCGAACGCATCGGCAAGGTCGGGTGTTTCAAGAAATTTTTCTACCGCGTCAGGAGAAATCTGGTTGGTCACGTGTCGCACCCAGGAAAACGATCAGCATTAAGGCGCAGGAGCCCGAACGAGTTCCAACTGCTGACCAGGCATGCCAGCCTAACAGAAATCAGAAGGACCGGCCAAGCAAGTGCCGGTGCACGGCCCGATCGTCGGAGAGAAAATGTCGGTGATTGTGCCTGGCAGGGGCTGGGGGACTCGAACCCACGACCCTCGGTTTTGGAGACCGATGCTCTACCAACTGAGCTAAACCCCTTCAGGCGAGGCCGTGTCTAATGGCAAAGAAGGAAGGATGCAAGTGGGTCTTGCATCCCAATCCCCGCTAGTTGTGTCGCCTCAGGGGACCTTGTGGCCCGCAGCGCGGAACAGCCGGTACCATTCCTCGCGCTCGAGGCGCACATCCGAACCTGCCGCTGATTCCCTGACCCGCTCGGGCTTGGTAGTGCCCAGCACGACCTGGATATTGGCCGGGTGCCGGGTGATCCAGGCCACGGCAATGCCGGTGGGCGTCACACCATATTTAGCGGCCAGTTCGTCGAGCACGGTGTTGAGTTCGGCATAATTCTCCTGATCGCCAAGGAAA
This region includes:
- the rplK gene encoding 50S ribosomal protein L11; this encodes MAKKITGYIKLQVPAGSATPSPPIGPALGQRGLNIMEFCKAFNAATQELEKGSPIPTVITAYADKSFTFEMKQPPVTYFIKKALNLKSGSKLPGKDSAGTISQAQLRDIAEKKMKDLNADDVETAMTMIAGSARSMGIQVEG
- the nusG gene encoding transcription termination/antitermination protein NusG, with the translated sequence MAKRWYIVQAYSNFERKVAEDIRQKVAQKKLEHLFEDVIVPTEKVVEIRRGRKVDAERKFFPGYVLVKMDMTDEAFHLIKNTPKVTGFLGADNKPMPISENEAMSILQQVQEGVDHPKPSVSFEVGENVRVSDGPFASFNGVVEEVDEERSRLKVEVSIFGRPTPVELEYGQVEKV
- the rplL gene encoding 50S ribosomal protein L7/L12, producing MAADLAKLVDDLSALTVLEASELSKLLEEKWGVSAAAPVAVAAAAGGGAAAPAAEEKTEFDVILASFGDNKINVIKEVRGITGLGLGEAKALVEGAPKAVKEGVSKAEAEDIKKKLEDAGAKVELK
- the rplA gene encoding 50S ribosomal protein L1 — its product is MVKIAKKVAAAREGIDRNKLYSLEDAIKMVKSKASAKFDESVEIAMNLGVDPRHADQMVRGVVSLPNGTGKTVRVAVFARGAKADEAKAAGADIVGAEDLMETIQSGKLDFDRCIATPDMMPLVGRLGKILGPRNLMPNPKVGTVTMDVKGAVGAAKGGAVEYRVEKAGIIHAGIGKVSFSEEALLQNIKAFTDAVVKSKPAGAKGTYVKKVAVSSTMGPGVHVEPGTAI
- the rplJ gene encoding 50S ribosomal protein L10, translated to MERAEKSAVIASLQEALAGAGSIVVAHNTGLTVAAFTDLRVQVKKAGGKVKVAKNRLAKLALKETDVADISGLFTGPTVIAYAEDPVAAPKIAAAFAEKNQKFVILGGAMGQTALDADGVKALATLPSLDQLRAKLAGLVKQPATNIASILVQPGAGIARVLKAHAEKSEAA
- the rpoB gene encoding DNA-directed RNA polymerase subunit beta — translated: MATTFNGRRKVRKSFGSIREVTEMPNLIEVQKASYDQFLLVDEPKGGRPDEGLQSVFRSVFPITDFSNTASLEFVRYEFEQPKYDIDECRARDITFAAPLKVTLRLIVFEVDEETGAKSVKDIKEQDVYMGDMPFMTSNGTFIVNGTERVIVSQMHRSPGVFFDHDKGKTHSSGKLLFAGRIIPYRGSWLDIEFDAKDIVYARIDRRRKIPVTSLLKALGMDAEEILATYYNTLQYEKSDKGWRVPYDAEKWKGAKPSHDLIDAKTGDVVHEGGKKLSARQAKKLAENGLEHLLAVDEDLYGMYIAEDLVNLKTGEIYAEAGDEIDEKVLTKLVDLGFDELPILDIDHITIGAYLRNTLAVDKNESREDALFDIYRVMRPGEPPTVETAEAMFQSLFFDSERYDLSAVGRVKMNMRLELDAPDTMRTLRKEDIVEVVRTLVDLRDGRGEIDDIDNLGNRRVRSVGELMENSYRLGLLRMERAIKERMSSVEIDTVMPQDLINAKPAAAAVREFFGSSQLSQFMDQTNPLSEITHKRRLSALGPGGLTRERAGFEVRDVHPTHYGRICPIETPEGPNIGLINSLSTFARVNKYGFIETPYRKIVDGKLTDEVVYLSAMEEAKHYVAQANVTFTKDGELEHDLVVARHAGDNGLTPKENVDLMDVSPKQMVSVAASLIPFLENDDANRALMGSNMQRQAVPLLRAEAPFVGTGMEPVVARDSGAAIVAKRTGIVDQVDATRVVIRATEETDASKSGVDIYNLMKFQRSNQSTCINQRPLVVVGDHINAGDIIADGPSTELGDLALGRNVLVAFMPWNGYNFEDSILLSEKIAMQDVFTSIHIEEYEVMARDTKLGPEEITRDIPNVSEEALKSLDEAGIVHIGAEVQPGDILVGKITPKGESPMTPEEKLLRAIFGEKASDVRDTSLRVPPGDAGTVVEVRVFNRHGIDKDERAMAIEREEIERLAKDRDDEQSILDRNVYARLKEMLFGKAATAGPKGYVTGTKLNDSIFEAQPRAKWWQFAVEDDKVMTEMEALHAQYEESRRLLEQRFIDKVDKLQRGDELPPGVMKMVKVFIATKRKIQPGDKMAGRHGNKGVVSRIVPVEDMPYLEDGTSVDIVLNPLGVPSRMNVGQILETHLGWACAGMGRKIDEMVRAYHAKGDLKPLRLEIGELFANDETITDLDDDGLIRLGEHLSKGVPIATPVFDGAKEADIVEMLERAGLKSSGQSTVFDGRTGEQFDRQVTVGYIYMLKLDHLVDNKIHARSIGPYSLVTQQPLGGKAQFGGQRFGEMEVWALEAYGAAYTLQEMLTIKSDDVAGRTKVYEAIVRGDDTFEAGIPESFNVLVKEIRSLGLNVELENRELDGPANEAEGELAPPQEAAE